In the Zingiber officinale cultivar Zhangliang chromosome 5A, Zo_v1.1, whole genome shotgun sequence genome, CTCTTTTTTGGACGCGCGATAGGGAATGAGACGAATGCGTCATATCAAGAGAGCGGGAGGAGAGAATCCGCGAAAAAGTTCGCCTTTAAGGATCTCGCCATGGCCTGCCAGAACTTTCAAAAGACCAGTGTAATCGGTGAAGGGGGTTTCGGTAGGGTTTACAAAGCGCGACTTGATACAGGCCAGGCAAGTGATTTCCctcccccttcttcttcttcttcttcttctttccttgtcTTCCTACTGAACAAAACTGAGCCTTTTGATGCATCTCGGGGAGCAGATGGTGGCCATCAAGCAGCTTGACCATGACGGTGCGCAGGGAAGTAAAGAATTCCTGGTGGAGGTTCTGATGCTGGTGGTGTTGCGGCATCCGAACCTTGTGAGTTTGGTAGGGTATTGTGCCGAGGGAGGTGAGCGACTGTTAGTTTACGAGTACATGCCCAAAGGAAGCTTGGAGGATCACTTATTCAGTAAGCTTTGTTGTTTCCCTTGTTACATTGTCGATCCAAACTTATGATCTTTGTTTTATGGCTTCAATCAATCAATTTGATCTTCAGAGAAATGCTTTTGGGTCCGTTAGGGATCTTTACTTTCAATCAGATGTTGCAATATCAAGTTTATTGACAGAAATTAGGAGAATCATTATGATATTTAGATTGGCTTGAAGTTATTTTGAATAACCCAGAAGATTATAATTCTCTGGTTATTGACAGATGTTTGTAATAATACATCAAGAATTGCATCATGTTTTAGCTTTGCTAATCAAATGTTTATCAATCTATTACTGTCGTTTTGGCAGATGTATCACCAGAGAGACCACCTCTCGACTGGAATGCGCGAATGAAGATTGCTCTTGGAGTTGCAAAAGGGCTCACATACTTGCATAATGTTGCAAACCCACCTGTTATTTACCGAGACATGAAGGCTGCAAATATATTGTTGGATAACGACTTCAACCCGAAGCTCTCTGATTTTGGGCTTGCAAAACTAGGACCCGTTGGCGACGATACACATGTTTCGACAAGAGTAATGGGAACATACGGCTACTGTGCCCCTGACTATGCCATGACTGGTAAGCTCACTCTGAAATCTGATGTTTACAGTTTCGGTGTGCTGCTTCTGGAGCTGATAACAGGACGACGAGCTTTTGACCCTTTGAGGCCTTATGCACAGCGGAACTTGACACTTTGGGTGAGTCAGTGCAAGTTTTATCATGTCCCgttaattgcttattttgatcgAAATCATTATGATTCTTAGTAAGTTAATTCTATAGCAAAGGTTGGAAGTGGGGAATGTTAGGATCTTCAACAATGATGGTAATACTTACTGAGCTAGACATAACTCTTCAGGTTCAGTAATCAGTATGTTAAGTTTTTTTGCATCGGTATCAATATGTGATAGCGCAAACTGTTACTTTCAAAAAATCCTTGTTCTCATTGGATTTATCTTTAGTTCTCCTTTGATGAAGCAAAACTGCATTGTAAATCCATTTCTTGAAACATAACTATGCATTCGTTTGAAGTTTCAGAGATCAAGGGCAATCTCATCAGTTCATGTTAGAAAGCTATCATATCGTATGGTAGccttggtaaaaaaatattttgctttCCTTGTCCCTTCTCAAGCTTTACTGATGCTTTAGTTTGTCTATTGTCTTTCTGTAAGGTGCATCCCTTTCTCAACCACCGGAAGACAATTTTGCGGCTGACTGATCCATATCTCCGACACTGCTTTCCTCCACAGGCATTCCAACAGTTGGTTTACATAAGCTCAATGTGTCTGAAGGAGCAGGCTCATGCTCGGCCGACCATGACCGATGTTGTGGCTACCCTAGACGTTGTAGCATCCCAGCCTTATGCTCCGGAACCTGCCTTCATGTTCACAGACAGAGCTCCATCTTTGAATCTAAGACAAAAGGGCTAACAAAGACCAATCACGAGGTAAAAAAGGATGATTCCATATAGAAGAATTGTTTGTAGATTGGACAATGAAATAAAACAAATATTTATCATTAAATTACTGGCAGTATTCACCTCTACCAAATTCAAGATGTTAAAATGTCCCACGGAGCATGGTTTAAATACATTTCTTGTAGAGTTTTAACCCGATTTTACctggatttaaaaaaaaaatgttagacTGTTAATAGTAAGTATTTGCTTtatctttaaatttaaattttatttttggaaaaccaAATTTTAAAATGGGAATTTTCAATATATTTAAATGCCTTTCAACATCTTTATAGAAGAAGACTAAACAAATAAATTGAGAAGGGTTAGaaagttagaattaaaaaaaaacattaaataatTACCGTGTTTAATGTGAGATAGACAGAAACTTTATTTTCGACCAAAAAATAAAATGgagatttattttattattatttaaaatattgaGCTACATATATTTTGGAAAACTCTATTATATAAATACTTTGTGATAGGATCATAATGTAGCATGATGGTACTATTTCCTAGAAAAATCAGTCATAATACACATGATGCAAATATTCATTGATTCTCGTCAAAAAccaaagcaagataagataattaGGGCATCTTCAATAGTTAGAATTTTACAAAAACTTTTTTTTATGATCTCAATATATCACATCATATTACACCAATATtctaaaaacttattgaagcatcTCCAATAGTTAGAGCTTTAAATGAATTTTGTGTGCTACATTTTATAATATGTAATTCATGACTACTTGCATATTACATTAATTTTAAcacaaaaaaatagttttgaaattttactACTGCCCTTTAACAACAAACTTTAAACCTTACATCCACaataattagaatttttttatttagcttTTTCATTTTACAAACCTCTTTAAAAACattgcattggagatgctcttagTGTCGGTCTTCATCCTATATTTTTTCCACACTCTGTCTcgaaaattatgtttttttttaaatttaggtattattatttttgaagatAATTCATCCGGTTttatgaaagttttttttttatcaactatCAAGATAAATTGAGAAATATTCAGGAAGGCTTATTTAAATAGTCAATATTCTTAGAGTTGTTATcccattgaaaaaaaaattctacagtAGTTAGGACTCAACTCTTAGATGCTTGATTAATTATTTGATGGTGTAGGTACCCCAAGatggttttgatgttgtcaactgagttaagttaggtcctatgtgtttgatgctttgtatctaagtgtgcaagaacttaggagcacaagaagtcgagcgaaagacgcagctagcgagaaagatgacatgggagagagccacgAGCTAGGTGCGTCCaagagacgaggtgctgcgaaagagtacgctggCATACGAGAAGGAAACTCACAAtatttccgagagacgagaaactagagtggaaacttgctcgaggaaaGGCtgaaaaatgagttcgggtgaatTCTATTTCGGATGACCAAAATCACTCAAGCGAACGAAGCCTGAATGGAAGAGATATGAGCAGTCAACAAAGGTTTACTGCTCCAAGCACCTGGAgcaactccaggcgcctggatgctccaagcgcccggaggtgCTCCGAGCACCCAAACCCCTTGGGGCAGCCAAGGGCGCCTCCCTTGGCGAGCTTCAAACAGGCCGCACTAGCacggtccaggtgcccagaggtgctccgggcgcccagaccatatAAGGTTTATCCAAATTAAGCAGTTGcaacgtggataaagttttatccatgcccAAGCGCCCGAAGCCCTTCTAGGCACCACATCAGCAAACGGTTAGATTCGACCAacaggctataaatagagtcctagttgttaggatccttcgtacggaggctagagagggggggtgtgaatagccgaccccaaatcgtcgcgtttctacaaactagggttagcgcagcggaaaatgacACGtaaaaacgaaggaaaagaagacaaacctcaaacaaaccgatgtaacgaggttcggagattagggctcctactcctcggcgtgtccgtaaggtggacgagtccagtcaatccgtcggtggatgagtccccggaaaaccggctaatatgaactccttatgggtggagaaacctcgctacaactacttcttgcaacagcaagataaggagtacaaatacaagagaagcaagaagtaaatacacagcaaatgtaaacaacccttgccttcttgtcgactgttgaagaagcaacagcttctcagacgccaaccacagcagcagctcagtcggagtcccagccgaaggaagaagctcacgcgaagcttgcgaagaagagctcaacaaagctcaagcaccagagcaGGAAAGAAGAGAAAGCGAGCACCGAAGATGCCCTCGTCCTTTATACCAAGAAGAAAAGCCGAAGAAACTGGCGTTGCGTTGCAGCAGCTAGaaccgatcggtgcgtggaccgatcggcgcctgatcggtccccgcatcgatcgatCGAGGCACGTAAACTCAGGCGTACTacgtcgatgcgtggaccgatccgatgatcggtccacgaccgatcccaacctctttgaagctcttccttccgcgacatcgtctcctgatcggccgccacgaccgatcgagttcctcgatcggtccacgcaccgatcgcgTTTCTcgctactgatcaccttctgatcggcctgcagaccgatcagataactagtcaCTTTGAtattgcccaaaccaagtcccaagccttccaaaccaacattcggtcaacctcgacctgttggtacttcattcctagcatctggtcactcccttgacctgctagaattccccgccaagtgtccggtcaatccctttgacctacttggactttcctcaacaccagatgtccgatcatccctgatccatctggattttcccttgcctggcttcactcaccaggactttcacctggcttcactcaccaggatttccacactgcctaacatcccagttaggactttctcactgcctggcttcactcaccaggactttccaactgcctaacatcccagttaggactttcccactgcctggcttcactcaccaggactttccacactgcctaacatcccagttaggactttcccactgcctggcttcactcaccaggactttccacctgcctaacatcccagttaggactttccctcgtgtcaagctccctgcttggacttctccgtgccaagtctccatacttggacttttccagtgccaagtctctatacttggacttttcccatgccaagtctccacacttggatttttcgcgtgccaagctccctgcttggacttttccagtgccaagttccctgcttggactttttccgttgccaagtctccatactcggactctttcccaaatcaggtcaaccaggtcaacctagacctacggttgcaccaataatctcccaaacatctattcttgtcccatatcaagaatacaactcttccacgagtgtcaaacatcaaaatacaactcaactaggtcaaccttgacctaaggttgcaccaacaatcttcctaagtcaaacatcaaaatacaacttgagtcaggtcaactcgagtcaggtcaaccaagtcaaccttgacctaaggttgcaccaacactagtcTCAGTAGTTCAGATCATCACTTGTACATGAATTCATTTTCAGTTCTACTACATTAATTGTGAGCTATCAATGTTATAAGAGGTTACTCCGTTTGAAGGAGAATTCTAGTAAGCTTTTTATAggcttggattagcaatcttctaattacaaaccaagtaaatttctgtgtctctttcttttattaattagtttattatttctttttatacaagtgtttgtctaaattatttcaaaaaaatgaGAAAGGTCTGTTTGGtttttttagggcaattcacccctcttgccAGCCAACCGAggaccatcaattggtatcagagccaggcttGTTTCAAAAGGACTAGCTGCCAGTCGAAGCAAAAGAAATGGCTAGATCCAACATTTACCCGTCAAAATTTGAGGGAAACTTAGCAACATGGAAAA is a window encoding:
- the LOC121980910 gene encoding probable serine/threonine-protein kinase PBL7 codes for the protein MHLGEQMVAIKQLDHDGAQGSKEFLVEVLMLVVLRHPNLVSLVGYCAEGGERLLVYEYMPKGSLEDHLFNVSPERPPLDWNARMKIALGVAKGLTYLHNVANPPVIYRDMKAANILLDNDFNPKLSDFGLAKLGPVGDDTHVSTRVMGTYGYCAPDYAMTGKLTLKSDVYSFGVLLLELITGRRAFDPLRPYAQRNLTLWVHPFLNHRKTILRLTDPYLRHCFPPQAFQQLVYISSMCLKEQAHARPTMTDVVATLDVVASQPYAPEPAFMFTDRAPSLNLRQKG